Sequence from the Lysobacter capsici genome:
GCCGCGGCGCCGGCCGCGAGGTAGGCCATCGCGATCGCGCTGAATACCAGACTCAATGGGGGGCGGCGCATGCTCATGTCCTCAGTCGCGCTTGATGCCGAGTCTTTCAAGACGTCGGTACAGCGCCTGACGTGACAGGCCCAGTTCGCTCGCGGCCTGGGCCAGCACGCCGCCGGCGCGTTCCAGCGCGGCTTCGATGGTGGCGCGGTCGAGTTCGTCGCCGCCGATCGCGATCGCCGGCTGCGCCGCCGCCGCGGGCAAGCCGAGGTCGGCCACCCCGATGCTGTCGCCGCGCGCCAGCAGGGCCGCGCGCTGCAGGGTGTTGCGTAGTTCGCGCACGTTGCCGGGCCAGGCGTGCTGCAACAGCGCGCGCTCGGCGTCCTCGCTCAGGCGCTTGCCGGCGGCGAGCGGATTGTCCTGGAGGAAATGCCGGGCCAGCGGCAGCACGTCGTCGCGGCGCTCGGCCAGCGGCGGGATGTCGATCTGGATGGTGTTGAGCCGGTAGTACAGGTCTTCGCGAAAACGGCCGTCGCGGATCATCGCCGGCAGGTCGGCGTTGGTCGCGCTGATCACCCGCACCTTGACCTGACGTTCGCGGTTGGAGCCCAGGCGTTCGAAGCGTCCGGTTTCCAGCACCCGCAGCAGCTTCATCTGCCCGGTCGGCGGCAGGTTGCCGATTTCGTCGAGAAACAAGGTGCCGCCGTCGGCGGCTTCGAACTTGCCTTCGCGCATCTTGTTGGCGCCGGTGTAGGCGCCGGCGTCGGCGCCGAACAGCTCGGCCTCGATCAGTTCGGTCGGCAGCGCGCCGCAGTTCAAGGTCACGAACGGACCGGACTTGACCGAGGAATTGGCCTGCACGATCTCGGCGATCTTTTCCTTGCCGGCGCCGTTGGGGCCGGTGATCAGCACCGGCACGTCGGCGCGGGCGACGTGTCCGGCCAGTTCGACCACGCGCGCGAGTTGTTCGGAACCGAACACCAGCCCGCGCAGGTCGTAACGCGCTTCCAGGTCGCGATGCAGCTTGCGGCGTTGCTCGTGCAGGCGCGAGATCTCGCGCGTGCTGGCGCCCAGTTCGAGCAGGTTCTCGACGCTGGCCAGCAGTTTCTGATCGTCCCAGGGCTTGGCCAGGTAATCGGCGGCGCCGGCCTTGGCCAGGTCGACGGCGATGTCCAGGTGGGTCCACGCGGTCAGCAGGATGATCGGCAGGTCCGGGTGGCGCGCGCGGATCGCGCGGAACAGCGCCACGCCTTCTTCGCCGGAGGTGGTGTCGGCGGTGAAGTTCATGTCCTGCAGGACCAGGCCGATGTCTTCGCGCGCCAGCGTGTCCAGCCCGGCTTCGGGCGATTGCACGGCGATCACCTGGATCTCGCGCAAGCCGAACAGCAGGTCCAGCGCGGTGCCGACCGCCGGGTTGTCGTCGATGACCAGGACCGTGCGCATCTGGATTCCGTTTGCGGTGGGCCGCGGTGACGGCGGCCGAGTGCGGTGAGTATGCCAGCGAGGGCAGGGGACGGTGAATTGCGCGTGGATCGCGCGCTGCGTGGTGTGTGGCGTGTTTGTTGGGGTTGCGGCCCTCACCCCGGCCCTCTCCCGCGGGGCGGGAGAGGGAGAGGTACGCGGTAGCTTGTTGCGATTATTTTTTGCTGTCGGCCTGCGCCGGCACCGAGGCGATCCAGCGATCGATGCGCAGTTCCAGTTCCTTCAAGGGCAAGGCGCCGCCGCCGAGGATCTGGTCGTGGAAGGCGCGGATGTCGAACTGCTTGCCGAGTCTGGCTTCGGCGCGCGCGCGCAGTTCGCGGATCTTCAACTGGCCCATCTTGTAGGCCAGCGCCTGTCCGGGCCAGGCGATGTAGCGATCGGCTTCGGACTGGATGTTGGGTTCTTCCATGTCGGAGTGATCGCGCATCCACTGCACCATCTGCTCGCGGCTCCAGCGCTTGTGATGCACGCCGGTGTCGAGCACCAGGCGATTGGCGCGGATCAGTTCCTCGGACAGGCGGCCGAAATCGCTGTATGGATCCTGGTAGAAACCGATCTCCTTGCCGAGTTCTTCCGAATACAGGCCCCAGCCCTCCATGAAGGCGGTTTGCCCGGTCAAGGTGCGGAATTTCGGCAACGCCGGCAGATCGCGCGCGATCGACAGCTGCAGATGATGGCCGGGCACGCCTTCGTGATAGGCGACCGCTTCGATCCGGGTCAGCAGACGCTTCTCCGGTTCGCCGGTGTTGACCGTGATCAGCCCCGGGCGCTTGCCGTCGGGCGTGCCGGGCATGTACTGCGCGGCCGAGGCTTCCTTCTCGCGCCAGGCCTCGACCGACTGCACCTGCACCTTGGTGGTCGGCAGCTTGCCGAACAGCTCGGGCAGGCGCTTGTCCATCTGCGCCAGATAGTCGCGGTACAACTGCAGGATCTGCTCGCGCGAGCCGGCGTGGCGCTTCGGATCGGCGGCGACCGCGCTGCGCATGCTCTTGAGGTCGGCGTAGCCCAGGCGCTTGGCGATTTCGGTCTGGGCCTTTTCGATCCGCGCCACTTCGCTCAGGCCGAGCTGATGGATCTGCTCGGGCGGTACGTCCAGCGAGGTGAACTGCTCGATCGAGAACCGGTACAGCGCCTCGCCGTTGGGCACCGACCACACGCCGTATTCCTTGCGGCCCTGGGGCGCGTACTCCTTGCTGACGAACTCGGCCAGTTGGCGATACGCCGGACGCACTTCGTCGTTGACCGCGGCGAGGATCTGCTTGCGCAGGCGCTCGCGCTCGGCCGCCGGCACGCTGTCGGGGAACTTCTTCAGCGCGCCTGCGAACACGTTGTCCTCGCCGACGCTGTCGGCGATGCCGTTGCATTGCGCGGCGACCTTCTCCAGCAGGTAGGACGGCTGCATCAGCCCGTCCTTGGCGCCCTGGCGGGCGACCTCGGTGACCTGCCGCAGGATGCGCGGGATCTCGTGCAGGCGCTTGAGGTAATCGTCGTACTGCTGGGTGTCGTTGAACGGGAACGACTTGACCATGATGGTCAAAAACAGATGGGTGCCGTTGAACTGGTCCAGCGGCATTTCATGGAACTTGAGCGCATAGCCGCGCAGGTCGTCCTCGAGCCAGCGCAGCATCAGCCGATGGTTGAGCAGGTCGCTTTCGGCGAAACCGCGGGTGTCGACAGCCTTGAAGCGCGCGAGCAGTTCCTTCGTATCGCGGTTGTGCCTGGCCGCGCCGGCCAGCGAGAAATCGCCCCAGGCGGCGTTGTAGCGGTAGTCGCCGAAGAAGCTGGCCTGTTCGGGCTGCTCGCGCATCAGGCTTTCCCATTGCTCGTCGATCAGTGCGTTGAAGGCCTTCAGGCGCGCGGCGACATCGCTGGCCTGCGCGGCGTCGGCGATGGTGGCGTCCGCGTCGGCGGTCGCGGTGGTCGCTGCGGCCTGCGCGGCCGGCAGCAGCGCGGCGCCGAACAGCGCGGCGGACAACAGCGTCGACAGCGCGGTGCGCGACAGCGAACGACGTGGCATGCGATGCGGGGACGAAGGGCTCATGAAGGGCTCCGTGTGGTGTTGGGGGCGAGACGAGGACACATCGTCCCGATCCCGTCCGGCGCGAAGCCGGACGGGGCGTTAGGTCTTGCAACGTGAGCAGATAAGGCAAGCGCGGAATCGGTGTCGCAGCTTGCCTGAGTCACCCCCGCCGGGCAGCTGACATTTGCGAGCGGCGAGGGGTGACGTTCGTAACGCGCGGCGCGGGCGCTCAGGCCGAGCGCGTCGCCAGCGCCGGCGGCACCATCGCCGCGCGCTTGGCCGGGCCGTACACCGCGATCTGGCCCAGCGCCCACAAACACAGCGCGCCCAGCGGCAGGTACAGCGCGGGCAGGCGCGGCAGTTCGTAGTACTTCATCAGGGCCAGGTTGATCGCGAACGCCATCGCCATGCCGAGCACGATGCCGATGCTGGTCAGCAGGAAGTTCTCGGTCTGGAAGTAACGCAGGATTTGGCCGCGGGTCGCGCCCAGCGCGCGACGCACGCCGATCTGGCGGGTGCGCTGCTGCACCCAGAAACTGGCCAGGCCGACGATGCCGAGCGCGGTGACGATCAACAGGGCGATGCAGACCGCGCTGAGCAGCCAGATCATCGAGCGGTCGGTCTGGTAGAACTTGTCGGCCATGTCCTCGACCCGCGCGTTGCGTTCGCTGAGGATGCGCACCGGGCCGTTCTTGACCAGGGCCTCGCCGGCGCTCTTGAGCACCTGCTCGCGTTGCGAGGGATCGACGCGCAGCAGATAGATGCCGGCGTCGTAGCCCATCTCGATCGGGAAGATCACCGAGAATTCGCCCATGCCTGGCTTGATCCAGTCGTTGGGGCGCAGCAGGTGCTCGACCACGCCGATCACGCGGGTGGGTTCATCGCCCCAGGAATAGAACACTTTGCCGACAGGGTCCTGGCCGGGATAGAGCTTGTCGGCCAGTGCGCGGGTGATGATCGCCGAGGGCACCGCGACGTTCGCGCCCGGCTCGCGCAGCTTGGCGTAGCTGATCATCTCGTCGGCATTGAAGTCGCGGCCGGCGACCAGCTTCAGCCCCAGAGTCTTCACGAATTGCGCGTCGCCCAGGTAGGTGGACACGCTGGCGTTCGGAATCTTCTGGTCGGTGGTCAGATTGATGCCGCTGTTCCAGGACGAATCGCCGTAACGCACCTGGTTGGCGATGCTGACCGACTTGACCCCCGGCAGCGAACGCAGCAGCGCGAGATCCGAACGGGTCAACGCTTCGTTTTCGCCGTGTTCGTTGATGCCGCGCACGCCGACGCGAACGAGTTCGTTCTCGACCATGCCGCTGGGGCTGTTCATGCGTGTGATGCGGCTTTGGATCAGGAACACGGCATTGCAGATGATCGCGCAGGTCAGCGCGACTTCGAACACGATCAGGGCGGCGGCGGTCTTGTGCCGGCGCAACGTGGTCAGGATGGGGCGGATGTCCATGCGTGGTCTCACTGGCTCTTGAGCTGGATGGCGGGCGTGACCTGACAGGCACGCCAGGCGGGCAACAGCCCGGCCAGTACGCTGGCGACGATGGCCAGGGCGAAGGTGGTGAACAGCATGGTCGGGTCCAGATGGGCCAGTGCGGCATAACTGACCGGTTGCTGACGTACCGCCCACAGGCCGAACTGGGCGAGCACGAGGCCCAGCAGGCCGCCGGCCAGACCGATCGTGCCGGCCTCGACCAGGCACTGGGCGAAGATCGCGCGGCGGGTCGCGCCGAGCGCGCGGCGCACGCCGATCTCGCCGGAGCGACGCAGGAACTTCGCCAGCAGCAGGCCGACCGTGTTGAGCAGGCATACCAGCAGGAAACCGAACGCCAGCCACACCTGCAGGCGCACGTCGCCGGGCACCGCGCGCTTGAAGTCCAGCCACTGCATCACGTTGTCGAGCTTGGGCGCGGTCGGGCGTTCGAAGCGGCCGGAGGCGCGCTGCTGGGCGCTGTAATTTTCCAGATACTGCTTGTACGCGGCGACTTTTTCCGGCGTGTCCAGTTCGACCCAGTACTGCAGCCAGGAACATTTGGCGTTGACGCTGCGGTTGCCTTCCTCGTCGAGATTGTTGTCGCCCCAGCAGTCGATGTTGCCTTGCGGGTTCATGCGCACATCGCGCGAGGTGGTGAAAGGTACGAACACTTCCTCCGGTTCGCCGAAGCCGCGTTCACCGGAGGTCAGATCGTAGAAACTGGGCTGCGGATGCCAGTCGTCGATCACCCCGACCACGCGGAATTCGGCCCGGTCCAGCCAGATCGATTTGCCGACGCTGTTGCCGCCGCCGAACAGACGATCGTTGAGCTTGGTGCCGATCACCGCCACCCGCGCGCGACGCTCGTCGTCCTCGCGGCTCCAGGCCGCGCCGTACTTGAACGGCACCTGGAACATCGGGAAGAAATCGGCCGAGGTCAGGCGCGAGTCCTGGCGGAACGGCGGCAGGTTGTCGCGACGCGGCTCGATGGCGATGTTGCCCGACGACATCATCGCCTGACGGTCGCCGCGCGCTTCGCGCAACAGCATTTCGGCGTCGAAGCGGCTCATGTCGTCCTGAGGCTCGTCGCCGGGGGTGTAACCGTTCATGGCGCGGGCGTCCAGGCGCGGATGGAACACCTGATGGCTCTTGCCCGGCAGCGGATCGCCGGAGAGCACGTAGAACACGGTCAGCGTGGTCATCGCCGCGCCGATGCCGAGCGCGATGGCGAGCACCATCAGCGCGGTCAACACGATGTTGCGCCTGAAGCTGCGCAAGGCGAGCTGCAGGTAATAAGCGAACTGGCTGTTGCCGGACATGGCCGCGACCTCAGGCGTGGGTGGTGTCGACGGCGCCGGCGGACGCCGCGTCGTCGGTCGCGTGGTCCATCGTGCTGCTCATCGGCGTGGGCGCGCGGATCAGGCTGGGTTCGGCGGTCAGGTCGGTGGCCATGCCGTCGACGATATGCACGTTGCGCTGCGCGCGCGCGGCCAGTTCCGGGTCGTGGGTGACCATGATGATGGTGGTGCCGGCGGCGTTGATCTCCTCGAGCAGCTCCATCACCCCGCGCGCCATCTGCGAGTCGAGGTTGCCGGTCGGTTCGTCGGCGAGCAGCAGGCGCGGGGTGCCGGCCAGGGCGCGCGCGATCGCCGCGCGCTGCTGCTGGCCGCCGGACAGTTCGGCCGGGTAGTGCTTCATGCGCGAGCCCAGGCCGACCTGGGTCAGCGCCTGCTCGATGCGCTGCTTGCGCTCGGCCGCCGGCATGCGCCGGTAGCGCAGCGGCACGTCGCAGTTGTCGAACAAGTTGAGGTCGGGGATCAGGTTGAAGCTTTGGAAGATGAAGCCGATCTTCTGGTTGCGCAGGCGCGAACGCGCGTCGTCGGACAGGCCGCGCACGTCCTCGCCGTCGAGCTTGTACTCGCCGCCGGTGAAGGTTTCCAGCAGACCGGCGATGTTGAGGAAGGTGGTCTTGCCCGAACCCGAAGGCCCGGTCACCGCGACGAATTCGCCGTCGCGCACATGCAGGTCCAGCGAGCGCAGCGCATGGGTTTCGACGAGTTCGGTGCGGTAGACCTTGGTGACCTGGCGCATGTCGAGCATGAGGGTGGGTTCCTTGAACTTGAAGTAGTGCGGGTAGTGGGTGCTTCGGATTTTTGATGTTGGTTTGCTTTTCGCTCGTCATTCCCGCGAAGGAGGGAATCCAGAGACTTCAGAGTCATACCTCGGTGAAGCCCTGGATGTTCGGCTATGCCGAAGTGAAGCAGGGCCCGCCTTCGCGGGAATGACGAGCTAAAGCAAGAGCGGTGAAGCGATGCGATGCCGCACCCCCTCAACGCACCACGAACATCGGCAACGCGCACGCCGCCAGATAACGTTGGATCCGCGGCGCGCGGCGCGTAACCGTCTCGGCATTGGCGCTGCGCGCATCGCCGGCATCGCGGACCTGATCGAAATCGATCAGCTGGTGCAGGCGCAGCGGCACCGCGTCGGCCAGCTCCTGCGAGCTCCACTGCGGGTTGAAGGCGTCGTTGCGGTCGCTGCGGGTGTCGGTGCTGTGGTTGGCTGCGTTCATGATCATTCTCCAGAGATACGGATGGTTTCGGCGTTGGCGAACTGGTCGCTGCCGGAGACGACGATGCGGTCTCCCGGCTGCAGACCCTCGAGGATTTCCACATTGCTCAGGCTGCTCACCCCGGTGCGGATCGCGCGCTTGGTGGCGATGCCGTTGGCGACGACATAGGCGCTGGTGCCGCCGGACTGTTCCAGGAACGGGCCGCGTTCGACCATCAGCGCGTTGCGGCGGGTGTCGAGCACGATGCGCGCGCTCAGACGCTGGCTCTGGCGCAGGCCCGGCGGCTGCTTGTCCTTGAAGCGCAGGCGGCTGACCACTTCGCCGTTGACCACTTCCGGCGACACCGCGGAAATCTGCGCCGCGAACGGCTGGCCGTTGCCGCTGGTGATCTGCGCCGGGATGCCGATGGCCAGATCGCGGGCGAAGCTTTCGGGCACCTTGATCTCGACTTCGAACACGCCCAGGTCGACCACGCTGAGCACCGGATCGTTGATCGCCACGTTGGCGCGCTGGGCGACCTGGACCTGGCCGACCTGGCCGTCGAACGGCGCGCGCAGGGTCAAGGCTTCGACCTGACGCTGCGCTTCGACCGCGATCGCGCGCTGGCGATCGGCGAGCAGGCGCTTGTTGCGGGTGTCCAGGTTGGCGCTGCGGTCCTGACGATCGATATCGCCGCGCGCCTGATTCAAACCGATGTCGGCCTTCTTCAATTCGTCCTGCGCCTTGGCCACGTCGACCGCGGCCATCGCGCCGCCCTCGAAGGCGCGCTGATAGCGTTCCAGATCGCGCTGTGCGGCGACGCGTTCGATCTGCGCCTGATCGAGTTCCTTGCGCGCGGTGGAGCGCGCCAGTTCGCCGTCGAGTTCGGCGCGGCTGGCCTCGGCTTCCAGGCTGGCCAGGGTGGCCTGCTCCTGGGCGAGCTTGCTGCGCAGCTCGGGGCTGTCGATCTCGGCCAGCACCTGGCCCTTCTTGACCACGTCGCCGGCGACGACCTTCAGATCGACCGAACCGCCGGCGATGGCGTACAGGATCGGGCTGTTGGCGGCGATCACCCGGCCGTCGGCGGCGATGTCGCGGACCAGATCGCCGCGGGTCACTTCGGCGATCCGCAGGCGATCGGCGCCGATCGACTGGCTGCCCGCGCTCCAGCCCGACAGCAGCCACGCACCCGCGCCCAGGGCGATCACGCCGGCGCCGGCGCCGAGCACCCAGCGCCGGCGATTGCGGCCCTGCACGGTGGCGTCGGCGACGCGGTGGTCTTGGGCGGCGGTGTCGCGGATGCTCATGTCGGGTCGGCTCGGCGGTAGGTGCTTGCCTATACCCAAGCACAACCCGTGCCAACTTTAACTTGTTGATTTATATGGGCGGACACCGCCGTCCGGGTGTCCGTCCGGACGGACGCGGTGTCCGCCGGACGTGCCGGTAACCACGCCCGGATAGAATTGGGGTTCCCCCCTGTAGGAGCAGCCCCAGCATGTGCGGAATCGTCGGAGCGATCGCGGATCGCGATGTGGTACCGGTCCTGATCGATGGCCTCAAGCGCCTGGAATATCGCGGCTACGACTCGGCCGGCATCGCCGTGTTCGACGGCGCGCAACTGCGCCGCGTGCGCCGCACCGGACGGGTCAGCGAAATGGAGGGCGCCGCGCAAGCCGAAGGCTTCCGCGCACAGGTGGGCATCGGTCACACCCGCTGGGCCACCCACGGCGGCGTCACCGAGGCCAATGCGCATCCGCACATCAGCTTCGGCGAACTGGCGGTGGTCCATAACGGCATCATCGAAAATCACGAAGAGCAGCGCGAACGCCTGCTCGCGGTCGGCTACGCCTTCGAATCGCAGACCGATACCGAAGTCATCGCCCACCTGATCCATCATCATCAAAAGCAGGGCCTGGACCTGCTGGCCGCGGTCCAGGCCGCGGTGCACGAACTGGTCGGCGCGTACGCGATCGCGGTGGTCAGCAAGAGCGAACCCAACCGCCTGATCGTCGCGCGCATGGGCTGTCCGCTGCTGGTCGGCCTGGGCGAGGGCGAAAACTTCGTCGCCAGCGACGTGTCGGCGATCCTGCAGGCCACGCGCCGGGTGATCTTCCTGGAGGAAGGCGACACTGCCGAGGTCACCCGCGAGCAAGTGCGCGTGTTCGATCAGCACGGCAAGCCGATCAGCCGCGAGGTCCACGTCTCGGACGTGTCGCTGGCGTCGCTGGAACTCGGCCCGTACCGCCACTTCATGCAGAAGGAAATCCACGAACAGCCGCGCGCGATCGCCGACACCATCGAAGCGGTGATGGACAACGGCGCGTTCTCGGCGTCCTTGTTCGGCGACCAGGCCGAATCGGTGTTCGCCGGCATCGAGGGCGTGCAGATCCTGGCCTGCGGCACCAGCTACTACGCCGGCCTGACCGCGCGTTACTGGATCGAAGCCATCGCCGGCCTGCCGTGCCAGGTCGAGATCGCCAGCGAATACCGCTACCGCGCCGCGGTCGCCAACCCGAAGCAGTTGATCGTGACGATTTCGCAGTCCGGCGAAACCCTCGACACGATGGAAGCGCTGAAGTACGCCAAGTCGCTCGGCCACGACAAGACCTTGTCGATCTGCAACGTGCCCGAGAGCGCGATCCCGCGCGCGAGCCAGCTGGTCTATTACACCCGCGCCGGCGCCGAGATCGGCGTGGCCTCGACCAAGGCCTTCACCACCCAGCTGGTGGCGCTGTTCACCCTGACCGCGACCCTGGCCAAGCTGCACGGCAAGCTGTCGCCGGAAAAGGAGGCCGAGTTCATCGACGCGCTGCGCCACCTGCCCGGCAGCGTGCAGCACGCCCTGAACCTGGAGCCGCAGATCATCGGCTGGGCCGATCGTTTCGCGCCCAAGCAGCACGCGCTGTTCCTCGGCCGCGGCGTGCATTACCCGATCGCATTGGAAGGCGCGCTCAAGCTCAAGGAAATCTCCTACATCCACGCCGAAGCCTATCCGGCCGGCGAGCTCAAGCACGGTCCGCTGGCGCTGGTCGACGCGGCCATGCCGGTGGTGGTGATCGCGCCGAAGGACAGCCTGTTGGAGAAGGTCAAATCCAACATCCAGGAAGTGCGCGCGCGCGGCGGCGAGATGTTCGTGTTCGCCGACCTCGACAGCCACTTCGGCGAATCCGAGGCAGTGCACGTGATCCGCACCCCGCGCCACGTCGGCGTGCTGTCGCCGGTGGTGCACGCGATTCCGGTGCAGTTGCTGGCGTATCACGCCGCGTTGGCGCGCGGGACCGATGTCGACAAGCCGCGGAATCTGGCCAAGGCGGTGACGGTGGAATAACGCGGGCGCCGGTCGCGACTATCGGCGCGTCGAACTGGCCGATAGTGCGTCCGGCAACTCGGTGCGGGTTGGGGGACTCTCACCGATGGCGCCTTCGATACGCCGGCTCGCCCATAGCGGGCTCGCCACGACGCGCATGACGAAAGGGCTCTTCGGAGCCCTTTCGTTTGATGGTCGCCGCGGCGAATGCCCCACGGCTTGCGAGCGGGGTTCCTGTTGCTCAGCGATCAGCCGGCGTAATAGCCCGGCTGATCGATATCGGCCAGCAGCTCCGGGCCTTGCGGCGTCCAGTCCAGCAGTTCGCGTGTGTAGGCACTGGATACCGACATGTCCGCGCCGGCCATCATGGCGAACCAGCCGAAGTGCTCGCGGTCGCGCGACTCGACCGGGACGCCCAGGCGTTTGCCGATCGTTTCCGCGATCGCCTTGAAGGCGACGGCTTCGTCGGCGACGGCGTGGTAGACCGGCGAGGTCATGCCGCTCTCGAGCGCCAGGCGATACACGCGCGCCGCATCGCGGCGATGGACGCCGGACCAGCGGTTGCCGCCTTCGCCCAGATACGCCGACACGCCGGTCTGCTTCGCCATGCGGACCAGAATCGGAACGAAGCCGTGATCGCCGAGGCCGTGCACCGATGGGGCGAGGCGAACGGTCGCGGCGCGCACGCCTTGCTCGGCCAATGCGCGCGCGGCGCTTTCCGATTTCCTCGGCGAGGCCGAGTTCGGCAGATCGGTTTCGTGCGCGCCGGGGGCAAGTCCCAACAGACCCGAGGTCACCAGCAGCGGTCGCGCGGAGCCTCGCAATGAAGCGCCCAATGCCTCGATCACGCGCCGGTCCTGCTCGCAGTTTTCCGCGAATCGGGAAAAGTCGTGTTCGAACGCGGTGTGGACGACGGCGTCCGCGGCATCCGCGGCGCGTCGCAGAACCTCGATGTCGGCCAGCGTGCCGCGAACGACACGAACGCCGCTCGCCGCGAGCGCGGCGGCCTTGTCTTCGCTGCGCACAAGGCCGGTCACTTGGTGGCCGGCGCCGATCAGGTCGTCGACCACCGCCGAGCCGACCCAGCCGGTGGCTCCGGTTACGAATACGTGCATGTGCAATCTCCGGACAGGAAAGGGTCAGCGCAGCCGCATCGACAGTTCGACGTCGTCGGCGAACGGCACCGACAGATAGCCGCTGCCCGGCGCGCGCACGCGCTGCAGGTAGTCCGGGCAATAGTCGGCGTTGTCGGCGACGATCATCGCGCCCGGCGCGAGATGCGGCTCGATCAGGTCGAGGATGTCCGAATACAGGGACTTGGCGCCATCGAGCAACAGCAGGTCGATCGACGGCGGCAGATCGATGCTCAACGTTTGCAGCGCGTCGCCCTGGCGAATCTCGATCAGGTCGCCCAGCCCGCTGGCGTCGAAATGCTCGCGCGCCTTGGCGACCTTGGACGGTTCGAATTCGCTGGTGATCACGCGTCCGCCGCCGTTGTCGCGCAACGCCGCGGCGAGGTGCAGGGTCGAGATGCCGAACGAGGTGCCGAATTCGACGATGTTCTTCGCGCGAGTGCCGCGTGCGAGCATGTACAGCAAGGCGCCGGTTTCGCGCGAGACCGGAAGCCACAGGTCTTTCAGGCGACCGTACAGGTCGAGGTATTCGGTCTTGCTGCGCATCAG
This genomic interval carries:
- a CDS encoding sigma-54-dependent transcriptional regulator; translation: MRTVLVIDDNPAVGTALDLLFGLREIQVIAVQSPEAGLDTLAREDIGLVLQDMNFTADTTSGEEGVALFRAIRARHPDLPIILLTAWTHLDIAVDLAKAGAADYLAKPWDDQKLLASVENLLELGASTREISRLHEQRRKLHRDLEARYDLRGLVFGSEQLARVVELAGHVARADVPVLITGPNGAGKEKIAEIVQANSSVKSGPFVTLNCGALPTELIEAELFGADAGAYTGANKMREGKFEAADGGTLFLDEIGNLPPTGQMKLLRVLETGRFERLGSNRERQVKVRVISATNADLPAMIRDGRFREDLYYRLNTIQIDIPPLAERRDDVLPLARHFLQDNPLAAGKRLSEDAERALLQHAWPGNVRELRNTLQRAALLARGDSIGVADLGLPAAAAQPAIAIGGDELDRATIEAALERAGGVLAQAASELGLSRQALYRRLERLGIKRD
- a CDS encoding DUF885 domain-containing protein, coding for MSPSSPHRMPRRSLSRTALSTLLSAALFGAALLPAAQAAATTATADADATIADAAQASDVAARLKAFNALIDEQWESLMREQPEQASFFGDYRYNAAWGDFSLAGAARHNRDTKELLARFKAVDTRGFAESDLLNHRLMLRWLEDDLRGYALKFHEMPLDQFNGTHLFLTIMVKSFPFNDTQQYDDYLKRLHEIPRILRQVTEVARQGAKDGLMQPSYLLEKVAAQCNGIADSVGEDNVFAGALKKFPDSVPAAERERLRKQILAAVNDEVRPAYRQLAEFVSKEYAPQGRKEYGVWSVPNGEALYRFSIEQFTSLDVPPEQIHQLGLSEVARIEKAQTEIAKRLGYADLKSMRSAVAADPKRHAGSREQILQLYRDYLAQMDKRLPELFGKLPTTKVQVQSVEAWREKEASAAQYMPGTPDGKRPGLITVNTGEPEKRLLTRIEAVAYHEGVPGHHLQLSIARDLPALPKFRTLTGQTAFMEGWGLYSEELGKEIGFYQDPYSDFGRLSEELIRANRLVLDTGVHHKRWSREQMVQWMRDHSDMEEPNIQSEADRYIAWPGQALAYKMGQLKIRELRARAEARLGKQFDIRAFHDQILGGGALPLKELELRIDRWIASVPAQADSKK
- a CDS encoding ABC transporter permease, which produces MDIRPILTTLRRHKTAAALIVFEVALTCAIICNAVFLIQSRITRMNSPSGMVENELVRVGVRGINEHGENEALTRSDLALLRSLPGVKSVSIANQVRYGDSSWNSGINLTTDQKIPNASVSTYLGDAQFVKTLGLKLVAGRDFNADEMISYAKLREPGANVAVPSAIITRALADKLYPGQDPVGKVFYSWGDEPTRVIGVVEHLLRPNDWIKPGMGEFSVIFPIEMGYDAGIYLLRVDPSQREQVLKSAGEALVKNGPVRILSERNARVEDMADKFYQTDRSMIWLLSAVCIALLIVTALGIVGLASFWVQQRTRQIGVRRALGATRGQILRYFQTENFLLTSIGIVLGMAMAFAINLALMKYYELPRLPALYLPLGALCLWALGQIAVYGPAKRAAMVPPALATRSA
- a CDS encoding ABC transporter permease, whose product is MSGNSQFAYYLQLALRSFRRNIVLTALMVLAIALGIGAAMTTLTVFYVLSGDPLPGKSHQVFHPRLDARAMNGYTPGDEPQDDMSRFDAEMLLREARGDRQAMMSSGNIAIEPRRDNLPPFRQDSRLTSADFFPMFQVPFKYGAAWSREDDERRARVAVIGTKLNDRLFGGGNSVGKSIWLDRAEFRVVGVIDDWHPQPSFYDLTSGERGFGEPEEVFVPFTTSRDVRMNPQGNIDCWGDNNLDEEGNRSVNAKCSWLQYWVELDTPEKVAAYKQYLENYSAQQRASGRFERPTAPKLDNVMQWLDFKRAVPGDVRLQVWLAFGFLLVCLLNTVGLLLAKFLRRSGEIGVRRALGATRRAIFAQCLVEAGTIGLAGGLLGLVLAQFGLWAVRQQPVSYAALAHLDPTMLFTTFALAIVASVLAGLLPAWRACQVTPAIQLKSQ
- a CDS encoding ABC transporter ATP-binding protein; protein product: MLDMRQVTKVYRTELVETHALRSLDLHVRDGEFVAVTGPSGSGKTTFLNIAGLLETFTGGEYKLDGEDVRGLSDDARSRLRNQKIGFIFQSFNLIPDLNLFDNCDVPLRYRRMPAAERKQRIEQALTQVGLGSRMKHYPAELSGGQQQRAAIARALAGTPRLLLADEPTGNLDSQMARGVMELLEEINAAGTTIIMVTHDPELAARAQRNVHIVDGMATDLTAEPSLIRAPTPMSSTMDHATDDAASAGAVDTTHA
- a CDS encoding efflux RND transporter periplasmic adaptor subunit, with translation MSIRDTAAQDHRVADATVQGRNRRRWVLGAGAGVIALGAGAWLLSGWSAGSQSIGADRLRIAEVTRGDLVRDIAADGRVIAANSPILYAIAGGSVDLKVVAGDVVKKGQVLAEIDSPELRSKLAQEQATLASLEAEASRAELDGELARSTARKELDQAQIERVAAQRDLERYQRAFEGGAMAAVDVAKAQDELKKADIGLNQARGDIDRQDRSANLDTRNKRLLADRQRAIAVEAQRQVEALTLRAPFDGQVGQVQVAQRANVAINDPVLSVVDLGVFEVEIKVPESFARDLAIGIPAQITSGNGQPFAAQISAVSPEVVNGEVVSRLRFKDKQPPGLRQSQRLSARIVLDTRRNALMVERGPFLEQSGGTSAYVVANGIATKRAIRTGVSSLSNVEILEGLQPGDRIVVSGSDQFANAETIRISGE